CTTGAAGCTCAATGTCCTGGAATCGTCTCTTGCGCTGATATTATCGCTCTAGCATCTCGAGACGCCATCGTTTTCACCGTAAGCATTATATATTCACATACCATTATTGTAAACTACTCATTTTAGTATCTCTCATCATAAATTTTGGTACGTTGCAGGGAGGACCAAACTGGAGTGTACCGACCGGAAGAAGAGATGGGAGGATATCGAACGCATCAGAAGCATTAGCCAACATTCCTCCTCCGACCAGTAACTTCACCAATCTTCAGACACTCTTTGCAAACCAAGGACTTGATCTTAAAGACCTGGTCTTACTCTCCGGTATGGcctaaaaaatatgatatatcacACATTGCTAATAAAATAGCTAGGAATGTTTCAAAAGCAAATATTTTCTCTCCAcgttaaaaataaatctaatctattaaaagtgaagtacaaattagaattaaccctaattttttttaaataattacaattgATTGCCACTGGCTTTATACACAGCATTTTATAACATAACTAAACTATATCTAATTAAACATGTAATCATAACTAACGCAATGACAATTAAGGAcacaaaattaaaactaataaattcgTTTTTTCCTAAACTCAAAACCTTCCAAATTTTTTTCCCATTTCAACGCAGCCATCCTAACAAAAAGGATATCAGCTAACTAACAAAATCTGCACATTCGGTTATCTAAACTTCCAAATCATGTTTGGCTAATCTTTAAACACGAATACTCCAGTTATTATGATGATTTAATATAAAAAGGAATGCGTAGTAAATAACTCAAAATTGTATATTCTCTTTTCAACTCTTtgaaaatctatattattaaaacaaagtACAAAATAGGTTTGTTTGCAAACttgataacaatttaaaaaataataggtttatttggaaaatgaataatagttttaaaaagaagtttgtttgtaaacataaatagcagtataaaaatgatataatgttgtttgaaaacatagatagcaatatattaagaaaataatgaatttatgttattaagaaaaattggaaatctattttattatgaGAACCTATCTATTTgtgtcaactttaaaatatatgagaatgagctaatctaattatctaaaaatatcatttgtatgaaataatcatataacaaaatttaaactttatatatatatttcaaataaaataataatttaaagttgatttatatcaaaatttgattcaaaatttgatttataataatttaaactttactaaaatattttccaatgactattatttaaaaatgttttcaatatatataagaaaaatacaatacaaaaacaagtttcatataccaacttaaattatgatttttatatttcacattaaatttttaaaaatgtaatatatgtgattatttatatgatagtatgtataaaatactattaattatatgttttctttgtttttaaaggggaaaaaatagattatgaattaggggtgggcgttcgggtacccattcgggttcggtttgggtctgtttgggttttgggtttccgcGATCAAAGATTTTAATCttattcggatatttttaaatgtcAGTTCGGATTCaatcagatctttgcgggtttgttcGGGTTAGGacaatccatttaaattatttttaaaattcattatatactttaaaattttcaaaatatataaacaaaataatatattacatataaatttgaataacatatgttagAGCACCTGGACTTAACATATTTTGGATTcatgtttttttgtcaaattctAATATTAACatggaaaacaaaatattttatgaaaaatatacccgcacgggtgtgcgggtcaaaatctagtgtaaaTTATAAACACAACTTGTTCTTAATTTTCTCTCAATGTTTTCgttttcattaatttataatatcttaTAGTGTTAATTATAGCTCTAGTAAAACAATTTGACGTACGTTTTTTCACAATAAAACATTAGAAAATGTGTGGTGTTTGTAACAGGGGCTCACACTATCGGTGTATCTCACTGCTCATCTTTTACAAACCGTCTCTACAATTTTACGGGTCGTGGAGACCAAGATCCTGCCTTAGACAGCGAATACGCAGCCAATCTCAAATCTAGGAAATGTCCTAGCCTCAACGATAACACGACTATCGTGGAGATGGATCCAGGGAGCCGTAAGACGTTTGATCTTAGTTATTATCAGCTCCTTCTCAAGCGTAGAGGTCTGTTTCAATCAGACTCTGCCCTCACCACCAACCCCACAACACTCTCAAACATAAACCAGATCTTGAAAGGTTCGGTGGAGGGTTTTTTCTCTGAGTTTGCCAAGTCGATGGAGAAAATGAGTCGGATCAATGTCAAGACTGGGTCAGCAGGAGTGGTTAGAAAGCAATGTTCCGTTGCAAATAGTTAAGGGGTACTAATTTTGAGTATGTGGGAGTTTGGGGggtatttatgaaaaataataaggACGATGATGTGTGTATGGATTTCGTTATAGACTTGGTCAATAAAGAGATGTTCTTTGTCTTGTACGATTCATGACATTTTAGTTGGTTCGAGTACATTGCCATTTCATTTATCTTCAAACAAGAGGTTTATTAAATCCTCACGAAAAGGTTTcataaactgaaaaaaaaaaaatactatgcCCCATCACAGTCTCTTTCACCTTCTTCCAGCTGCCAGCAAGACGTATGACCGAAACAATAGCTATCCCTGCAAAAGCAATTGCCACTGATGATACTATCCTCTTCACTGTAAATACTGACTCCGGTAACTCTTGGATCATCTATTAAGATTCTTGATCTATTATGATCATATATTCAATTTTTGTTGGGAACATCAGCCTTACTAAAGATAATTAATTTAACATAGTATAATATGGATgttattttgttacaaaaaaaaattaaaaaataaggaTGTTATTTAGAGGATTAGAGCACCTCCAACAATAAAAACTCTATTGagtttctaaaacaaaaagaaatattaatattttaataaattataattagacAACTAAAAATTAATGGTAAAATAAAATCCAACCAATGTAAGAGTTACAAATGCTATGAGGAAATATGTATAGTGGGATTCTAAAAAATCTTGAGTTAAAAACTTTTCTCCATTTTCTCtcctaattctttttttttaaatgtttagaACATCTCCTAAAACCATGGTTGGAGGTGCTTAAAGACAAGTAAACTATCATTCTTTATTTCTTcaaatgtatacatttttttgaTTAAAGACTTAAAAATTTTGTTGtcaaaaaatttttttaaaaaatttggatcATTTTTCGATTTGTCCCTGTCATTCTTGGATAGGGCCATGCTAATCTTTAAATGTATACCTAAGAAAGAATAATTTGGCCACCCTTTAGTTAACTGAAATTTcgatttccttttttaatttgCCAACGTGTGTTCACTGGGTCATCCTTTTTGTGCCATTCAAATCCTCTTCTCTCCCGTTCTTGTACATCTATTATATGTTTTGACCACTGGCCAGAAAAGGGATTATATTACCATCATACTTATTTTATTGTTGCATGTTCCTAAATTCTCCATTCAAAATACATACGTTTCATAAAGGATGTTACAGCCGGTGAATATGTCAAAAATAGTTAACCGCAAACCTCAAAAGTTGAAAGGTAACAAGCTGATTAACAGTTTAGTATCATATAGTAtacggaaaaataaaataagaactaTTTAGGTTACATTTGGATAGCAATGAAAAACAGGAGGTATAATAGTACGTTAGTTACGTTGCTACTAGGGTTGCATATAGATGAACTCATCTTCTTTGCACTCTCGAACCGCAACTTCCATTACTTTTCCTTCGGTCGAATTATGTAAAATATCACAACACTGTCTTCTCGGAGCCTTCAACTACCACATCCAAACAAAgatgaataaattttaaaataaataaaaatgtaagattTTTACGGATTATCTTGAATTTCTCTTACAATTGAGAACCTAAGTATTCCCAAGCgtgtatcttcttctttttaacattttcagaGCGTTTATACTGAATTTAATATGTGATATTTCTAGGGAAACTTTAGTGATTGACATTTGAACAAGTACTTACTAATCTAGCATATAGGATTTTCACAGATGACCAACATTTCACTTTTCATCCTATatattatcaatattaaaatacaaaattttaattaggtAAGTTTACTTACTTGTCTGATATCGGGATCGAGTCTTGTCGAGAACACTCTAATCTCTTCAATTTTGCGAGGCGATGAAATGGGATCATACGTGCAATTCTCGTAAGCTTGCTTATACACACTTTTAATAGTTCCATCATCGGGACTAGAGGAAACATATTCCATGAAGAAAGTGACAGGTCTTTTACAAGGATCAGGATTAAACTCTCTTGTGTTGAATGTGTACACACTTGCCAACCCGCCAAAGTTTTGCCATGGTCGGAACGTTTCTTGTGTTCGCAAAACATCACGTAGAAACATATGCCTACTCTCAATCTAACATTTGAAACAACAAATTAATCTGATTTAATAgcattaaaaattacatttttaacgTTAAGATTGGCAAAACGATATTAACCTGAACCGTATATCCCCAGGAGACGGAGATGGTCCAAGAGTACCGACGGTGGTAGCAAACGGAGAGTTGAAATATACGGAGAGGATCAAGTTCTATGGCGGAGAAGAGGTGTTGGACGGCGGAGAAAGTTGTTGAATTTGGGAAAAATGGATCAAGGTGAGACATGTGATGTAGAGACACCAATGGTCTCGTTGAATGTGACGTCAATATTCCTAATGCATTTCCATTCACATCAAACtgcataaataaaaaataataaaaagtactTTTAATcagtttttgaacaaaaaaattaataactaaataaaaagttgcAATTTTGTAAAACCTGATGGAAGCCAGGTTCGTGAGACAAACCAACTCCAAGTTCAAGCACACAAGCATGAATCCTAGAGTCTCCTCCGTACAAATATGGATACCGTTCGATGCAAGAGTCGAATTTCTTAGCTAAAATGTTAGCCAACGAACTGCTTAAAGCGATTCCTCCACCGCCAAACGCCATGTCGTTTCCAAACACCCTGTTCGACTCATAAATCTCTGAGGCAGCTCCTACGTAGTACCATGATCTGTGGTCATATTTAGAGAGTGTTCTTGCGAGGTTTTCCGGGATGAATATCGTGTCGTCGTCTCCAAACACGTACCATCTTACTTCATGTGCGGAGGTATTAAACATCCTTACGGTTTCTAAAACGCACCGCGCGATTCTAATTGCGCGTCTATCGCCGCCTGCGCAAGTGTATCTGCATAATCAATAATTTAATTGGCCGATTCAGTTTAGGTATACTCAGTGGCGGAGCCAGCCTACTCTTACATGGGGGTCAACCTTATAGTTCAGCATTATTATAGGGGTCATAATGGCTAATACTACAATATTTTCattgttatgtaccagattgtgatcgacataaccggacggaccaggaccgtaccgaccgcaggagataatgcttatcgactgttgtacttatccacttaggataaacacgacctgatgtatatatatatgtaagatccctggtcgagattaataatagaaacacgtttccccacttagttttacaacacgttatcagcacgatacgtTCTCTAAAACCCGAGCTACCAAAAAAATCCTAAAAACAGCGCATCTTAAAATCGCTCTATCTctccaaccgtaaggatccagacgacgagccacatatcaaatcgaagctctcGACGAAACCAAACCAACGCCGTAAACCTCGTGTCAATCTGATCTCAGACGCTCCCTCACGCTCTGTTTCAATACGCGCCGCCAGTAatcctaaaaaccctaatttcggcacaacttcaaatcgatcgatctcttcaaccatgaggaaccagacgacgagtaatatatcaaattaaagctCTTGACGAGGCGAATCTAACGCCGTCGGACTCGCCTCTATCTGACTCCGGACGCGCCCTCACGCTctattctaagacgcgccgtcaagtgacctaaaaccctgaaattctaaaactcattcgacgacttcaaaccgttcgttctctcaaaccgtaaggacccagacgacgtgtaatatatcaaattgaagctcttgacgtgaAGAATCCATCGCCGCAAACCTCGTATCAATCCGATCTCAAACGCGCCCTCAAGCTCCGTTCCAACCCGCGCCGTCAactaccctaaaaccctaatcaaaagCCTAAACCGCAGCCTCTCtttatactttgttattttctgcgatttacttcatctatctatactaatttgttttgattcatttttgattaaggtttctaaagatataagaggtttttgctcaacctaagacacgcgaccagctcctgatccgttccggtcatgcagttcgcgatccgacttgttccagctctcggtggtccaaatctacacttcaaagttctaaaggtaaactttgaaacctaaaagaactcataatcgaacatggttgattgataaaggaatgaccattaaaattttgcaaaaccccaaatcaaacccaagcaaagattaataggtccaaacccttccatgagtaaatcgaaactcttaaactaaaagttcgatatgagattgttttacaattaaaatcaaaaccacaatggtttctgaatctcaaaacctctttgatcttaatgatcaaatcgataaaacctagaaatcgatcaatcccctttaaaatctaaacctgatcgatttcatcaaaaaaaaaaaaaaaccctattTTTTGATTAGTTTGAAATTCGATNNNNNNNNNNNNNNNNNNNNNNNNNNNNNNNNNNNNNNNNNNNNNNNNNNNNNNNNNNNNNNNNNNNNNNNNNNNNNNNNNNNNNNNNNNNNNNNNNNNNtcataccagcttaagcaccacgaaattaatgtcctagaagagacataatcaagttgctatagagtctaaagatagaccaatatgttccataagataaggaacctcagaaatgaaaagaaaggtgcatagaaatgacatatctgaggtcataagagaaaccagaccagacattgagataaggctgcgcagctaaacatctaagataccagaccatgtagtttgggacgccaaactgcaaggtaaatgaaagttctt
The Raphanus sativus cultivar WK10039 chromosome 1, ASM80110v3, whole genome shotgun sequence DNA segment above includes these coding regions:
- the LOC130512388 gene encoding uncharacterized protein LOC130512388 translates to MFNTSAHEVRWYVFGDDDTIFIPENLARTLSKYDHRSWYYVGAASEIYESNRVFGNDMAFGGGGIALSSSLANILAKKFDSCIERYPYLYGGDSRIHACVLELGVGLSHEPGFHQFDVNGNALGILTSHSTRPLVSLHHMSHLDPFFPNSTTFSAVQHLFSAIELDPLRIFQLSVCYHRRYSWTISVSWGYTVQIESRHMFLRDVLRTQETFRPWQNFGGLASVYTFNTREFNPDPCKRPVTFFMEYVSSSPDDGTIKSVYKQAYENCTYDPISSPRKIEEIRVFSTRLDPDIRQLKAPRRQCCDILHNSTEGKVMEVAVRECKEDEFIYMQP
- the LOC130508992 gene encoding peroxidase 3-like, which gives rise to MRCITTVALSLSLFLVGLVGPIQAQLQMNFYANTCPSAEKTVQDFVSNHISYAPSLAAALLRMHFHDCFVRGCDGSVLINSTSGNAEKDAAPNLTVRGFGFIEAIKAVLEAQCPGIVSCADIIALASRDAIVFTGGPNWSVPTGRRDGRISNASEALANIPPPTSNFTNLQTLFANQGLDLKDLVLLSGAHTIGVSHCSSFTNRLYNFTGRGDQDPALDSEYAANLKSRKCPSLNDNTTIVEMDPGSRKTFDLSYYQLLLKRRGLFQSDSALTTNPTTLSNINQILKGSVEGFFSEFAKSMEKMSRINVKTGSAGVVRKQCSVANS